The Morococcus cerebrosus sequence GGCTTGGCTGACAAGCGCGGTATCTGGGCGCAGGCCTTCGCTGCTTTGGGTCATGCCTATGGTGCCGCCTGTGTAGAGGACGAAGATTTTTTGTTTCATGGACATCATCGGGTCGTCTGAAAATAATGATGCGGCTTATTTAACTATATTTCTGACAGGCTGGCAATTTGGTGGCGCAGACGGTTTTCAGACGACCTTGAAATGAAAAAACACCCCGAGGCTGCCGATATTTGATTTTCCAAGTGGATTTTTATTCACGAAGCGGGAGATTCAAGGCTAAAGCCGCAACAAGCTTGGACAATTTGTGAGGATTGCCAACGCAGAAGATACCGCTTTGAGGATAAAAAGACACGGAAACTATAGTGGATTAAATTTAAATCAGGACAAGGCGACGAAGCCGCAGACAGTACAGATAGTACGGAACCGATTCACTTGGTGCTTCAGCACCTTAGAGAATCGTTCTCTTTGAGCTAAGGCGAGGCAACACCGTACTGGTTTAAAGTTAATCCACTATATTGAATATCGTCAACCTTGTCAGGATGCTTGATTTTATTGTTCGCTTTGCGCGGCTTTTTTGGCTGCCTTGGCGGCTTTGCGCTGCGCCCGCTTTTCGCTCAATTTGGTACGGTAGAACTGGAGGCGCTGGCGTTTTTTCCACCAAAACCAGGCCAACACCACTGCCAATATACCCAAAACAGTAAAGATACCGGATTGCAGGCTGTGCATTTTTGCCATCAGCCAATCGATGTTGTTCGCGCCGTATTCGCCCAAATAAATCCACACCGGTACGGAAATCAATGCGGCAAGCCCGTCCATCAGAATGAAGCGGGTATAGGAAACTTTGCGGCTGATGCCAGCGGTCACGAAAACGGCGGTACGCAAGCCGGGCAGGAAGCGGGCGACAAACAATACCCAGTTGCCGTATTTGTCGAATTTTTCCTGCACCTGCGCATAACGCTTCGGCGTCATCACGCGGGCAATGGGTTTGAACTTGAGGATTTTCTGCCCCCACACGCGTCCGGCGACAAACATAAATCCGTCGCCCGCCAATACGCCGAGCATACCGACGACAACCATCCAATGCGAATTGGTGTACCCCAAGCCGGAAATCACGCCGCCTGTCACCAGCGTCAAATCTTCGGGAATCGGTACGCCAAAGCCGCAGATGACCAAAACGAAAAACACGGCTGCGTAGCCGTATTGGACAAAAAAGGCTTCTAAAAAGGCAAACATGGCGTATCCGTCGGTTGTAATGTGGAGGGGAAATTCATTTGAACTGAATGTCGTATTTTACCAAAGATAGGGTCGTCTGAAAGAAATAACAAGGAAGGTTATGAAAATAGGTGTGAACAATATGAATTGATGTGTTTCAGACGACCTCGAATCCTAAAAAACACAATCACAATGGATTAACCTTAAACCGGCATGGCGTTCCCCCGCCTTGCCCTGATTTAAAATCAATCCACTGTACCGCCGTTCCCGCTTGCGTGGAAACGACGGCAGTTCCAAGGTTTGCTAAAAACCTGATTGATTTTTTGACGGCATTACTGCTTGCCGGTGATGGCTGCCGCGATGTGTTCCGCGCCCTTTTTCGCCCAGTCCGCCTGCCGCGCTTCGACCATGACGCGCACGACCGGTTCTGTACCTGATGCGCGCAATACGACGCGGCCTTTGCCTTCGAGCTCTTTTTCTACTTCAGCCAATACGTCTTTCGAGGCTTCCTGCCATTTCTGACCTTTTTGAATGCGCACGTTGATCATGGTTTGCGGATACGGCTGCCAGTCGGCGCAAACGGTGGCAAGGTCTTGGTTCAGGATTTGCAGCGCCGCCAAAACTTGCAGCGCGGAGATGATACCGTCGCCGGTGTTGTGTTTGTCCATACACAAAATATGGCCGCTGGCTTCGCCGCCGATGAGCCAGCCGCGTTGGTTCAGTTGTTCCAACACATAGCGGTCGCCGACTTTGGCGCGGCAGAAATCGACGCCCTGCTCTTTTAAGGCGATTTCCATCGCCATATTGGTCATGACCGTACCGACTACTCCGCCGATGTTGATGCCTTCGCGGGCACGGGCTTTGGCGATGACGTAAATCAGGCTGTCGCCGTCGTACACTTTGCCGTTGCGGTCGACCATCATCAGGCGGTCGCCGTCGCCGTCCAACGCGATGCCGTAGTCGGCTTCGTTTTGCAATACGGCAGCCTGCAAGGCTTTGGGATGGGTTGCGCCGCATTTTTCGTTGATGTTGTAGCCGTTCGGTTCGTCGCCGATGCTGACGACTTGCGCGCCGAGTTCGTGGAACACTTTGGGCGCAACGTCATAGCCTGCGCCATGTGCGGTATCGACCACCAATTTCAGGCCGCGCAAATCCAAATGGCTGGGGAAGGTAGATTTGCAAAATTCGATATAACGGTCGTCCGCGCCATTGATACGGCGGGCGCGTCCGAGGCGGGCGGACGGCTGGGTTTTCATTTCCTCATCAATTTTGGCTTCGATTTCCAACTCGATTTCATCGCTCAGCTTCACGCCGCCTTCAGCGAAGAATTTGATGCCGTTGTCGGAATACACATTGTGCGACGCGGAAATCATCACACCGGCGGACAAACGCAGCGCACGGGTCAGATAAGCCACACCCGGCGTAGGCAGCGGGCCGGTTTGGATGACGTTGACACCCGCGGCGGTAAAACCAGCCACCAGCGCGGCTTCAAGCATGTAGCCGGAAATACGCGTGTCTTTGCCGATAAGGACGGTCGGCTTCTGCCCGCCGTCATGCTGCACCAACACCTGCCCCGCCGCATAACCGAGCTTCAATACGAAATCGGGGGTAATCGGGAATTGACCGACTTCGCCGCGCACGCCGTCCGTGCCAAAATATTTTTTTGCCATAAATTTGCTCCGTGAGGATGTTTTTAAAATGAGAATACCCGTGAATGTTATAACGGGCAGTATAGGGGATTTTATGCAAACCTGTTGGGATTTATGTTTAGCGTTATTAGATTGAGCCTGAGCGGTATAGTTTCTTATCTTATCAAAATCCGAAACAAGTTAACCGTATTAAACAAACAGGTCGTCTGAAACCTCAAAACTCTTTTTTAGACGACCTTGGATTCGGATTTCAAGTGCAACACTAGGGTACCAGTGGTTGGAACAGATTTAAGAATAAAACACTTGGCGTTTCGTAGCCAAGTGTTTTTCTTGGCCGGTGGTTCAACTCATCTTGAACCCTGCGTATCTCCCGATCGCTGATGTTTCGGAAATCTGTCTGTTTGGGGAAATATTGCCGGATGAGTCCGTTGGTGTTCTCATTCAGCCCTTTCTCCCAAGAATGGTAAGGGCGGCAAAAATAGGTTT is a genomic window containing:
- a CDS encoding DedA family protein yields the protein MFAFLEAFFVQYGYAAVFFVLVICGFGVPIPEDLTLVTGGVISGLGYTNSHWMVVVGMLGVLAGDGFMFVAGRVWGQKILKFKPIARVMTPKRYAQVQEKFDKYGNWVLFVARFLPGLRTAVFVTAGISRKVSYTRFILMDGLAALISVPVWIYLGEYGANNIDWLMAKMHSLQSGIFTVLGILAVVLAWFWWKKRQRLQFYRTKLSEKRAQRKAAKAAKKAAQSEQ
- the glmM gene encoding phosphoglucosamine mutase encodes the protein MAKKYFGTDGVRGEVGQFPITPDFVLKLGYAAGQVLVQHDGGQKPTVLIGKDTRISGYMLEAALVAGFTAAGVNVIQTGPLPTPGVAYLTRALRLSAGVMISASHNVYSDNGIKFFAEGGVKLSDEIELEIEAKIDEEMKTQPSARLGRARRINGADDRYIEFCKSTFPSHLDLRGLKLVVDTAHGAGYDVAPKVFHELGAQVVSIGDEPNGYNINEKCGATHPKALQAAVLQNEADYGIALDGDGDRLMMVDRNGKVYDGDSLIYVIAKARAREGINIGGVVGTVMTNMAMEIALKEQGVDFCRAKVGDRYVLEQLNQRGWLIGGEASGHILCMDKHNTGDGIISALQVLAALQILNQDLATVCADWQPYPQTMINVRIQKGQKWQEASKDVLAEVEKELEGKGRVVLRASGTEPVVRVMVEARQADWAKKGAEHIAAAITGKQ